Proteins found in one Streptomyces sp. CB09001 genomic segment:
- a CDS encoding GntR family transcriptional regulator — MAEQLTGLADDRALLGRTSTAERVSDILRSRIAEGYFPPGTRLSEDSIGGALGVSRNTLRESFRLLTHERLLVHELNRGVFVRVLTVEDVEDIYRTRSLVECAVVRGLGEPPYPLDGLAEAVEDGRRSAREGDWKGVGTANIHFHRELVALAGSERTDELMRSVFAELRLAFHVVDDPRRLHEPYIARNAEILATLESGEREAAARLLAVYLENSLKRVVEVYLRRVGDEG; from the coding sequence ATGGCAGAGCAGTTGACGGGACTGGCCGACGACCGCGCCCTCCTCGGGCGCACCAGCACCGCCGAGCGGGTCTCGGACATCCTCAGGAGCCGGATAGCCGAGGGCTACTTCCCGCCCGGGACCCGCTTGTCCGAGGACAGCATCGGTGGCGCCCTCGGCGTCTCCCGCAACACCCTGCGCGAGTCGTTCCGCCTGCTCACACACGAACGGCTCCTGGTCCACGAGCTGAACCGGGGCGTCTTCGTCCGGGTCCTCACCGTCGAGGACGTCGAGGACATCTACCGCACCCGCTCCCTCGTGGAGTGCGCCGTCGTCCGCGGCCTCGGCGAGCCGCCGTACCCGCTGGACGGCCTCGCCGAGGCCGTCGAGGACGGGCGGAGGTCGGCCCGCGAAGGTGACTGGAAAGGCGTGGGTACGGCCAACATCCACTTCCACCGGGAACTGGTGGCCCTCGCCGGCAGCGAGCGCACCGACGAACTGATGCGCAGCGTCTTCGCCGAACTGCGCCTCGCCTTCCACGTCGTGGACGACCCCCGCCGGCTGCACGAGCCGTACATCGCCCGGAACGCGGAGATCCTCGCGACGCTGGAGAGCGGCGAGCGGGAGGCGGCGGCGCGGCTGCTCGCGGTCTACCTGGAGAACTCGCTGAAGCGCGTCGTGGAGGTCTACCTGCGACGGGTCGGGGACGAGGGGTAG
- a CDS encoding putative hydro-lyase, which translates to MNRPHSATGDRPLALVDAHARAWSPKTARARFRKGLTGPTAGVAAGRTQANLISVPADWAYDMLLFCTRNPQPCPVLDVTDAGSWTTVLADGADLRTDLPRYRVWRDGELVDEPSDVREHWRDDLVTFLIGCSFTFEWALAAAGVPIRHVEQGRNVPMYVTSRACRPAGRLRGPMVVSMRPVPPAHLSAAIHESSLLPAVHGSPVHCGDPSALGIDDLDRPDFGEAVDREPDDIPVFWACGVTPQAAVMASRPPFALTHAPGQMFLTDARDEQYRVA; encoded by the coding sequence ATGAACCGTCCGCACTCCGCGACCGGGGACCGGCCGCTCGCCCTCGTCGACGCGCACGCGCGCGCGTGGAGCCCGAAGACGGCCCGCGCCCGCTTCCGGAAGGGGCTGACCGGCCCCACGGCCGGGGTCGCCGCCGGCCGCACCCAGGCGAACCTGATCTCGGTGCCCGCCGACTGGGCCTACGACATGCTGCTGTTCTGCACCCGCAATCCGCAGCCCTGCCCGGTGCTCGACGTCACCGACGCCGGGTCCTGGACCACCGTGCTCGCCGACGGCGCGGACCTGCGCACCGATCTGCCGCGCTACCGGGTGTGGCGGGACGGCGAGCTGGTGGACGAGCCGTCGGACGTGCGCGAGCACTGGCGGGACGACCTGGTGACGTTCCTGATCGGGTGCAGTTTCACCTTCGAGTGGGCGCTGGCCGCGGCCGGTGTCCCGATCCGCCACGTCGAGCAGGGCCGCAACGTCCCGATGTACGTCACCTCCCGGGCGTGCCGTCCCGCCGGGCGGCTGCGCGGGCCGATGGTGGTCTCGATGCGTCCGGTGCCGCCCGCGCACCTGTCGGCGGCGATCCACGAGAGCAGTCTGCTCCCGGCGGTGCACGGCAGCCCCGTGCACTGCGGGGACCCGTCGGCGCTCGGCATCGACGACCTGGACCGGCCCGACTTCGGCGAGGCGGTGGACCGCGAACCGGACGACATCCCGGTGTTCTGGGCCTGCGGAGTGACTCCGCAGGCGGCGGTCATGGCCTCGCGGCCGCCCTTCGCGCTCACCCACGCGCCGGGGCAGATGTTCCTCACCGACGCCCGTGACGAGCAGTACCGCGTGGCCTGA
- a CDS encoding MFS transporter, whose product MSTPPPPRTLSSGTRPPGTAEHPAEEGPFGWLRALGPRGRRAFGGAFGGYALDSYDYFTLPLTMVALAAYFGLDSGQTGLLTTVTLVVSAVGGALAGVLADRVGRVRALLLTVITYAVFTVACGFAPNYETLLVFRALQGLGFGGEWAVGAILVAEYASPRHRGRTLGAIQSSWAVGWALAVIVYTLVFSLAGDDLAWRVMFWTGALPALLVVWVRRSVQDAPRAAEVREKGAGKGSFSAIFKPGTGDAPGLLRVTLFASLLSTGVQGGYYTLATWVPTYLKDERDLSVVGTGGYLTFLISGAFLGYLTGGVLTDVLGRRRNIWLFALLSAVCILAYANIPSGADTLLLVLGFPLGFCMSAIFSGFGSYLSELYPTAVRGAGQGFTYNTGRAVGAVFPTTVGFLADSWGVGGALVFGAIGYGIAALALLGLPETRGKELA is encoded by the coding sequence ATGAGCACTCCCCCTCCCCCACGGACCCTCTCCTCCGGCACTCGTCCCCCGGGCACGGCCGAACACCCCGCGGAAGAGGGTCCGTTCGGCTGGCTGCGCGCCCTCGGCCCGCGGGGCCGCCGCGCCTTCGGCGGCGCGTTCGGCGGCTACGCCCTCGATTCCTACGACTACTTCACACTGCCCCTGACCATGGTGGCGCTGGCCGCGTACTTCGGTCTGGACAGCGGCCAGACCGGGCTCCTCACCACGGTCACGCTGGTCGTCTCGGCGGTCGGCGGCGCGCTCGCGGGTGTGCTGGCGGACCGCGTCGGCCGGGTCAGGGCGCTGCTGCTCACCGTGATCACCTACGCCGTGTTCACGGTGGCCTGCGGCTTCGCGCCCAACTACGAGACGCTGCTCGTCTTCCGCGCCCTCCAGGGCCTCGGCTTCGGCGGCGAGTGGGCGGTCGGCGCCATCCTGGTCGCCGAGTACGCGAGCCCCAGGCACCGGGGGCGCACGCTGGGCGCGATCCAGAGTTCCTGGGCCGTGGGCTGGGCGCTCGCGGTGATCGTGTACACGCTGGTGTTCTCGCTGGCCGGGGACGATCTGGCCTGGCGCGTCATGTTCTGGACGGGCGCGCTCCCGGCGCTGCTCGTGGTGTGGGTGCGGCGCAGCGTCCAGGACGCGCCGCGGGCCGCCGAGGTCCGGGAGAAGGGCGCCGGCAAGGGCTCGTTCTCGGCGATCTTCAAGCCCGGCACGGGGGACGCACCCGGCCTGTTGCGCGTCACGCTCTTCGCGAGCCTGCTGTCCACCGGCGTCCAGGGCGGCTACTACACCCTCGCCACCTGGGTGCCGACGTATCTGAAGGACGAGCGCGACCTGTCGGTCGTCGGCACCGGCGGCTACCTGACGTTCCTCATCTCGGGCGCCTTCCTGGGCTACCTCACCGGCGGTGTGCTCACCGACGTGCTGGGCCGCAGGCGCAACATCTGGCTCTTCGCGCTGCTGTCGGCGGTCTGCATCCTGGCGTACGCGAACATCCCCAGCGGCGCCGACACCCTGCTCCTGGTCCTCGGTTTCCCGCTCGGCTTCTGCATGTCGGCGATCTTCAGCGGGTTCGGTTCGTACCTGAGCGAGCTGTACCCGACGGCGGTGCGGGGCGCGGGACAGGGCTTCACCTACAACACCGGACGCGCCGTGGGTGCCGTCTTCCCCACCACGGTCGGCTTCCTCGCCGACAGCTGGGGCGTGGGCGGCGCACTGGTCTTCGGCGCCATCGGCTACGGCATCGCGGCACTGGCCCTGCTGGGGCTGCCGGAGACGCGCGGAAAGGAACTGGCATGA
- a CDS encoding PLP-dependent aminotransferase family protein, with protein sequence MAQWTSAVGAGQLARLLGSQQDRPAGPGTRRPPAYRALADGIRLLVLEGRVPVAARLPAERELALALTVSRTTVAAAYEALRAEGFLESRRGAGSWTAVPAGNPLPARGLEPLPPEALGSVIDLGCAALPAPEPWLTRAVRGALDELPPYAHTHGDYPAGLPALRAMIAERYTARGIPTMPEQIMVTTGAMGAIDAICHLFGGRGERIAVESPSYANILQLMREAGARLVPVAMAEGLTGWDVDRWRQVLRDAAPRIAYVVADFHNPTGALADDDQRRRLVDAARSAGTVLVADETMSELWLDDDVEMPRPVCAFDRAGSTVITVGSASKAFWAGMRIGWVRAAPDVIRSLVAARAYADLGTPVLEQLAVNWLFSTGGWEQAVTVRREQARQNRDELVAAVRRELPDWEFEVPRGGLTLWVRTGGLSGSRLAEAGERVGVRVPSGPRFGVDGAFEGYVRLPFTVGGAVAEEAAVRLAAAARLVESGGVAGGEAPRTFVA encoded by the coding sequence ATGGCGCAGTGGACCTCGGCCGTGGGGGCGGGGCAGCTCGCGCGGCTGCTCGGCTCCCAGCAGGACCGCCCGGCCGGGCCCGGCACGCGCCGTCCGCCGGCCTATCGGGCGCTCGCCGACGGCATCCGGCTGCTGGTGCTGGAGGGCCGCGTCCCGGTCGCCGCCCGGCTGCCCGCCGAACGCGAACTGGCGCTCGCCCTGACCGTCAGCCGCACCACCGTCGCCGCCGCCTACGAGGCACTGCGCGCCGAGGGCTTCCTGGAGTCCCGGCGGGGCGCGGGCAGCTGGACCGCGGTTCCGGCCGGGAACCCGCTGCCGGCGCGCGGACTCGAACCGCTGCCTCCGGAGGCGCTCGGCTCGGTGATCGACCTGGGATGCGCGGCGCTGCCCGCACCCGAGCCCTGGCTCACCCGCGCGGTGCGGGGCGCCCTCGACGAGCTGCCGCCGTACGCGCACACCCACGGCGACTACCCGGCCGGACTGCCCGCGCTGCGCGCGATGATCGCCGAGCGCTACACCGCGCGGGGCATCCCCACCATGCCCGAGCAGATCATGGTGACCACGGGGGCGATGGGCGCCATCGACGCGATCTGCCACCTCTTCGGCGGGCGCGGCGAGCGCATCGCCGTGGAGTCCCCGTCCTACGCCAACATCCTCCAGCTGATGCGCGAGGCAGGGGCCCGGCTGGTGCCGGTCGCGATGGCCGAGGGCCTCACCGGCTGGGACGTGGACCGCTGGCGCCAGGTGCTCCGCGACGCCGCGCCCCGCATCGCCTACGTCGTCGCCGACTTCCACAACCCCACCGGCGCGCTCGCCGACGACGACCAGCGGCGGCGGCTGGTCGACGCGGCCCGCTCGGCGGGGACGGTGCTCGTGGCCGACGAGACGATGAGCGAGCTGTGGCTGGACGACGACGTCGAGATGCCGCGTCCCGTGTGCGCCTTCGACCGGGCCGGTTCCACCGTGATCACCGTCGGCTCCGCGAGCAAGGCCTTCTGGGCCGGGATGCGCATCGGCTGGGTCCGTGCCGCGCCCGACGTGATCCGCAGCCTGGTCGCCGCGCGGGCCTACGCCGACCTGGGCACACCGGTGCTGGAGCAGCTCGCCGTGAACTGGCTGTTCAGCACCGGCGGCTGGGAGCAGGCCGTGACGGTGCGCCGTGAGCAGGCCCGGCAGAACCGCGACGAGCTGGTGGCGGCGGTGCGCCGGGAGCTGCCCGACTGGGAGTTCGAGGTGCCCCGCGGTGGGCTCACCCTCTGGGTGCGCACCGGGGGCCTGTCCGGCTCCCGACTGGCCGAGGCGGGGGAGCGGGTGGGCGTCCGCGTCCCGTCCGGGCCGCGCTTCGGGGTCGACGGCGCCTTCGAGGGGTACGTCCGGCTGCCGTTCACGGTCGGCGGCGCGGTGGCCGAGGAGGCGGCGGTGCGACTGGCCGCGGCGGCCCGGCTGGTGGAGAGCGGGGGCGTGGCCGGCGGCGAGGCACCGCGGACGTTCGTGGCGTAG
- a CDS encoding ankyrin repeat domain-containing protein, translating to MSEAPDPEVVELATKIFDLARQGRTGELVAYVDAGVPADLTNDRGDSLVMLAAYHGHADAVRALLTRGADADRVNDRGQTPLAGAAFKGEIDVTRALLEAGADPAAGTPSAVDTARMFARTDLLELFGAQ from the coding sequence ATGAGTGAAGCCCCCGACCCCGAGGTCGTGGAGCTGGCGACCAAGATCTTCGATCTGGCCCGGCAGGGGCGGACCGGGGAGCTGGTGGCGTACGTGGACGCCGGTGTCCCGGCCGATCTCACCAACGACCGCGGCGACTCGCTCGTCATGCTCGCCGCCTACCACGGCCACGCCGACGCGGTGCGCGCGCTGCTGACCCGTGGCGCCGACGCCGACCGCGTCAACGACCGGGGTCAGACCCCGCTCGCCGGAGCCGCCTTCAAGGGTGAGATCGACGTGACCAGGGCGCTGCTGGAGGCGGGCGCGGATCCGGCGGCGGGCACCCCGTCGGCCGTCGACACGGCCCGGATGTTCGCCCGGACGGACCTGCTGGAGCTGTTCGGCGCCCAGTGA
- a CDS encoding HEAT repeat domain-containing protein: MFDPVIAPSGTLLGLLQRGRGDGTLHALTAPRAEALAALNHCVLHDPRHDWQVENRSLYYARLYLDLNGELDAIEAHLFDPEDVLDADESRTGLALAVLGHLASYGRLDALQLLRRYAAHGVNWAWALDELALRDDDAGLRALAAPVLARFPRDPEGEAELAAAVRDAFEPRPWRLWADDPRESIATRVRAAQETGCFDRWQRQMNSSGPRPGWSVRAVFEWAEQGVERGTPLHVPAARCLTAVAGPEDRPEIVEAARSGTEGARCTALRYLADGNDPDVLDLIDGAVATGSAPVVEAAVAAYERMRSLAAVDRARGWVHRPDALGAAAGRVLACRGAAQDRDLVLAALREAVRGAGPDAPTLWTLVDGTGRLGIACAAPVLRHIYRETASSHLRGRAARALAATDPSFAAGFAIECLWDCEETTREVAARHAETGDNRVVERLRRLAADPAEEDEVQTAVRSRFGPDTPAV; the protein is encoded by the coding sequence ATGTTCGATCCGGTCATAGCGCCCAGCGGTACGCTGCTCGGCCTGCTTCAGCGGGGTCGCGGCGACGGCACGCTGCACGCGCTCACCGCTCCGCGCGCCGAAGCGCTCGCGGCGCTGAACCACTGTGTGCTCCACGACCCCCGCCACGACTGGCAGGTCGAGAACCGCTCCCTCTACTACGCCCGCCTCTACCTCGACCTGAACGGCGAGCTGGACGCGATCGAGGCCCACCTCTTCGACCCCGAGGACGTCCTGGACGCCGACGAGTCGCGCACCGGGCTGGCCCTCGCCGTCCTCGGCCACCTCGCCTCCTACGGCAGGCTGGACGCGCTCCAGCTGCTGCGCCGGTACGCCGCCCACGGCGTCAACTGGGCGTGGGCCCTGGACGAGCTGGCGCTGCGCGACGACGACGCGGGACTGCGCGCCCTCGCCGCGCCCGTCCTGGCGCGCTTCCCGCGCGACCCCGAGGGCGAGGCCGAGCTGGCCGCCGCCGTGCGGGACGCCTTCGAGCCCAGGCCCTGGCGCCTGTGGGCCGACGACCCCCGCGAATCGATCGCCACACGCGTGCGTGCCGCCCAGGAGACGGGCTGCTTCGACCGCTGGCAGCGCCAGATGAACTCCTCCGGGCCGCGTCCCGGCTGGAGTGTGCGAGCCGTGTTCGAGTGGGCCGAGCAGGGCGTCGAGCGCGGCACCCCGCTCCATGTGCCGGCCGCCCGCTGCCTCACGGCCGTCGCCGGGCCCGAGGACCGGCCCGAGATCGTCGAGGCCGCGCGGTCGGGCACCGAGGGCGCCCGCTGCACCGCGCTGCGCTATCTCGCCGACGGCAACGACCCGGACGTCCTCGACCTGATCGACGGCGCCGTGGCGACGGGCTCGGCACCCGTCGTGGAGGCCGCCGTCGCCGCGTACGAGCGCATGCGCAGCCTCGCCGCCGTCGACCGGGCCCGCGGCTGGGTGCACCGGCCCGACGCCCTGGGGGCCGCCGCCGGCCGGGTGCTCGCCTGCCGGGGCGCCGCCCAGGACCGCGATCTCGTCCTGGCGGCGCTGCGGGAGGCGGTGCGCGGCGCAGGCCCCGACGCGCCGACCCTGTGGACCCTCGTCGACGGCACCGGCAGGCTCGGCATCGCCTGCGCCGCGCCCGTACTGCGCCACATCTACCGCGAAACAGCCTCCTCCCACCTGCGCGGCCGAGCCGCCCGCGCGCTGGCCGCCACCGACCCGTCCTTCGCGGCGGGCTTCGCCATCGAGTGCCTGTGGGACTGCGAGGAGACCACCCGCGAAGTCGCCGCCCGCCACGCCGAGACCGGCGACAACCGCGTGGTCGAACGGCTGCGCAGGCTCGCCGCGGACCCGGCCGAGGAGGACGAGGTCCAGACGGCGGTACGCAGCCGCTTCGGACCGGACACGCCCGCCGTGTGA
- a CDS encoding glycosyltransferase family 1 protein has translation MRVVIVTESFPPDVNGVAHCALQTARHLVSRGHDCLVVAPATSAADEADPHAPCRVVRIPSLPLPGYPQVRVALPSRRVAAAIVEHRADLVHLAGPFVLGVRGMAAAARLGVPAVAVYQTDLAGYARTYMGVGEAAAWRRIRSVHAAADLTLAPSSAALRDLEAHGVPRVGLWPRGVDTDRFRPDRRDTALRRALAPNGEPIVGYVGRLAPEKQVELLSGACALDGVRVVVVGDGPSRPGLEQTLPGAVFLGRRTGDELARIFASLDVFVHTGPFETFCQTVQEAMASGVPVVAPAAGGPLDLVAHGRTGLLVPPRDAAAVRDAVWSLSADPGLRGAYGAAGSTVEGRTWAAVGDRLIGHYTDVLASRKAVLAA, from the coding sequence ATGCGTGTCGTCATCGTGACCGAATCCTTTCCCCCCGATGTCAACGGCGTCGCCCACTGCGCGCTCCAGACCGCCCGGCACCTCGTGAGCCGCGGTCACGACTGCCTCGTCGTCGCACCCGCCACCTCCGCCGCCGACGAGGCGGACCCGCACGCTCCGTGCCGCGTCGTCCGGATCCCCTCCCTCCCGCTCCCCGGCTACCCGCAGGTCCGCGTCGCCCTGCCCAGCCGACGGGTCGCCGCCGCGATCGTCGAGCACCGCGCCGACCTCGTGCACCTGGCGGGTCCCTTCGTCCTCGGCGTCCGGGGCATGGCCGCCGCCGCCCGGCTCGGCGTCCCGGCCGTGGCCGTCTACCAGACCGACCTCGCCGGCTACGCCCGTACGTACATGGGGGTGGGCGAGGCGGCCGCCTGGCGGCGCATCCGCTCGGTGCACGCCGCCGCCGACCTCACCCTCGCCCCGTCCAGCGCGGCCCTGCGCGACCTCGAGGCGCACGGTGTGCCCCGGGTGGGCCTGTGGCCGCGCGGAGTGGACACCGACCGTTTCCGGCCCGACCGGCGGGACACGGCGCTGCGTCGCGCACTCGCCCCGAACGGCGAACCGATCGTCGGCTACGTCGGCCGCCTCGCCCCCGAGAAGCAGGTGGAGCTGCTGTCCGGCGCCTGCGCCCTGGACGGCGTGCGCGTCGTGGTCGTCGGCGACGGACCCAGCCGCCCCGGTCTGGAACAGACGCTGCCGGGCGCCGTCTTCCTCGGCCGCCGCACCGGTGACGAACTCGCCCGGATCTTCGCCTCACTGGACGTCTTCGTGCACACCGGCCCCTTCGAGACGTTCTGCCAGACCGTGCAGGAGGCCATGGCGAGCGGCGTGCCCGTCGTCGCGCCGGCGGCGGGCGGACCGCTGGACCTCGTGGCCCACGGCCGCACCGGGCTGCTCGTGCCGCCGCGCGACGCCGCCGCCGTGCGGGACGCCGTGTGGTCCCTGTCCGCGGACCCCGGACTGCGGGGCGCCTACGGTGCCGCCGGGAGCACCGTGGAGGGACGGACCTGGGCCGCCGTCGGCGACCGGCTGATCGGCCACTACACCGACGTGCTCGCCTCCAGGAAGGCGGTGCTGGCGGCATGA
- the solA gene encoding N-methyl-L-tryptophan oxidase has product MSPTYDVIVIGLGGMGSAAAHHLSARGVRVLGLERFGPVHNRGSSHGGSRITRQSYFEDPAYVPLLLRAYELYEDLERATGRDVALLCGGLMIGRPDAWTVSGSLRSARQWDLPHEMLDAREIRRRFPTLTPDDDEVALHEAKAGLLRPENTVAAHLQLATRQGADLHFDEPMTRWEPYRDGVRVHTADHTYTASHLVICPGAWAPRLLADLGVPFTVERQVMYWFQPRGGIRPFRPANHPIYVWEDAAGVQVYGFPAIDGPDDGAKVAFFRKGRATTPETIERTVHEREVRAMADHMSGRIPDLPGTFRKAATCMYTTTPDEHFVIARHPAHPDSVTVACGFSGHGFKFVPVVGEILADLALTGTTAHPIGLFDPARGVRT; this is encoded by the coding sequence TTGTCCCCCACCTACGACGTGATCGTCATCGGTCTCGGCGGCATGGGCAGCGCCGCCGCCCACCACCTCTCCGCGCGGGGCGTGCGCGTGCTGGGCCTGGAGAGGTTCGGCCCGGTGCACAACCGGGGCTCCAGCCACGGCGGTTCGCGGATCACCCGCCAGTCGTACTTCGAGGACCCGGCGTACGTCCCGCTGCTGCTGCGCGCCTACGAGCTGTACGAGGACCTGGAACGGGCCACCGGCCGGGACGTGGCCCTGCTCTGCGGCGGGCTGATGATCGGCCGCCCCGACGCGTGGACCGTCTCCGGCTCGCTGCGCTCGGCCCGCCAGTGGGACCTGCCGCACGAGATGCTGGACGCCCGGGAGATCCGCCGCCGCTTCCCCACGCTCACGCCGGACGACGACGAGGTCGCGCTCCACGAGGCCAAGGCCGGGCTGCTCCGGCCGGAGAACACCGTGGCGGCGCATCTCCAGCTCGCCACCCGGCAGGGCGCCGACCTGCACTTCGACGAGCCGATGACCCGCTGGGAGCCGTACCGGGACGGCGTGCGGGTGCACACCGCCGACCACACCTACACCGCTTCCCACCTGGTGATCTGCCCGGGGGCGTGGGCGCCGCGGCTGCTCGCCGACCTGGGTGTGCCGTTCACCGTCGAGCGGCAGGTCATGTACTGGTTCCAGCCACGCGGGGGCATCCGACCCTTCCGACCCGCGAACCATCCGATCTATGTCTGGGAGGACGCGGCCGGCGTCCAGGTCTACGGCTTCCCGGCCATCGACGGCCCCGACGACGGAGCCAAGGTCGCCTTCTTCCGCAAGGGGCGGGCCACGACCCCCGAGACGATCGAGCGCACCGTGCACGAGCGCGAGGTCCGGGCCATGGCGGACCACATGTCCGGCCGCATCCCCGATCTGCCCGGTACCTTCCGCAAGGCCGCGACCTGCATGTACACCACCACGCCCGACGAGCACTTCGTCATCGCCCGCCACCCGGCGCACCCCGACTCGGTCACGGTGGCGTGCGGTTTCTCCGGACACGGCTTCAAGTTCGTGCCCGTGGTCGGGGAGATCCTCGCCGACCTGGCCCTGACCGGCACCACCGCGCACCCCATCGGTCTCTTCGACCCCGCCCGAGGAGTACGCACGTGA
- a CDS encoding glycosyltransferase — protein MSALRIVRLANFVTPASGGLRTALRELGKGFRAAGHDPVLVVPGRRADDRETGQGRVITLPGPLLPGTGGYRVLTDRRRLAALLEELAPDRLEVSDRTTLRWTGRWARRARVPAVMVSHETTDGVLRTWGLPEGAARRTADALNVRTAHAYARVVCTTEFAEREFVRVGARNVVRAPLGVDLIGRSPVLRDPGLRARYARGDETMLLMCSRLSVEKRPGTALDALAELRRRGGRTVLVVAGDGPLRTRLEQRARSQGLPVTFLGHVADPGLLGALQASADVCLAPGPAETFGLAALEAMACGTPVVASASSALPEVIGSAGAVAADHGDAFADAVELLLARRETDRREAARARAECFGWRTAVEAFLAAHEATLPTRPVLPEALP, from the coding sequence ATGAGCGCGCTGCGGATCGTCCGGCTGGCCAACTTCGTCACGCCCGCGTCCGGCGGCCTGCGCACCGCGCTGCGCGAGCTGGGCAAGGGGTTCCGCGCGGCCGGACACGATCCCGTACTCGTCGTCCCCGGCCGGCGCGCCGACGACCGGGAGACCGGGCAGGGCCGGGTGATCACGCTCCCGGGGCCGCTGCTGCCGGGCACCGGCGGATACCGTGTCCTGACCGACCGGAGGCGCCTGGCCGCCCTGCTGGAGGAGCTGGCCCCCGACCGCCTTGAGGTGTCCGACCGCACCACCCTGCGGTGGACCGGCAGGTGGGCCCGGCGGGCCCGGGTCCCCGCCGTGATGGTCTCCCACGAGACCACCGACGGCGTGCTGCGCACCTGGGGCCTGCCCGAAGGCGCGGCCCGACGCACCGCCGACGCCCTCAACGTCCGTACGGCGCACGCCTACGCGCGCGTGGTGTGCACCACGGAGTTCGCCGAACGGGAGTTCGTCCGCGTCGGTGCCCGCAACGTCGTACGCGCCCCGCTCGGCGTCGACCTCATCGGCCGCAGCCCCGTACTGCGCGACCCGGGGCTGCGGGCACGATACGCGCGCGGGGACGAGACGATGCTGCTGATGTGCTCCCGGCTGTCCGTGGAGAAGCGGCCCGGTACGGCACTGGACGCGCTGGCGGAGCTCCGGCGGCGCGGCGGGCGGACGGTGCTGGTGGTGGCCGGGGACGGGCCGCTGCGCACGCGACTCGAACAGCGGGCGCGGTCCCAGGGGCTGCCGGTGACCTTCCTCGGTCACGTCGCCGACCCCGGGCTGCTCGGCGCCCTCCAGGCGTCCGCCGACGTGTGCCTGGCCCCGGGACCCGCCGAGACCTTCGGGCTCGCCGCCCTGGAGGCGATGGCGTGCGGCACGCCCGTGGTGGCGAGCGCGTCCTCGGCGCTGCCGGAGGTGATCGGATCCGCCGGTGCCGTCGCCGCCGATCACGGGGACGCCTTCGCGGACGCCGTGGAACTGCTCCTGGCTCGCCGGGAGACGGACCGCCGGGAGGCGGCACGCGCGCGTGCGGAGTGCTTCGGCTGGCGCACGGCCGTCGAGGCGTTCCTGGCCGCGCACGAGGCGACCCTCCCGACGCGTCCCGTGCTGCCGGAGGCATTGCCGTGA
- a CDS encoding aromatic ring-hydroxylating dioxygenase subunit alpha gives MTTTPLPPSLVPTLPGHYYTDPEIFREEQRHVFEALWFCAVRGADLERPGAFRTVQVGRESVLVTRTRTGGLRAFLNICRHRGARLCLEESGEVRRTLQCPYHAWTYDLDGRLVAAPDLPKMTDVDRSAYGLVEVALREWLGYAWVCLAEEPPSFEETVCGAVVERLGDAAAVERYGTEGLALGRRVRYDVRANWKLIVENFMECYHCATIHPELTDVLPEFADGYAAQYYVGHGAEFGEGVKGFTVDGSEGFGRLPDVPDGQDRRYYAVTVRPAVFVNLVPDHVILHRMFPLAEDRTVVECDWLYAPEVVASGADLTKSVELFHRVNAQDFAACERTQPAMASRAYRAGGVLVPTEHHIGIFHDWLLGRLGSRPS, from the coding sequence GTGACGACGACTCCCCTTCCCCCCAGCCTCGTTCCGACGCTGCCGGGCCACTACTACACCGACCCGGAGATCTTCCGCGAGGAGCAGCGGCACGTCTTCGAGGCGCTGTGGTTCTGCGCCGTGCGGGGTGCCGACCTCGAACGGCCCGGCGCCTTCCGCACCGTGCAGGTCGGCCGCGAGAGCGTGCTCGTCACGCGGACCCGCACCGGCGGACTGCGCGCCTTCCTCAACATCTGCCGGCACCGCGGCGCCCGGCTGTGCCTGGAGGAGTCCGGCGAGGTGCGCCGCACCCTCCAGTGTCCGTACCACGCGTGGACGTACGACCTCGACGGCAGGCTGGTCGCCGCGCCCGACCTGCCGAAGATGACGGACGTCGACCGGTCGGCGTACGGCCTGGTCGAGGTGGCCCTGCGGGAGTGGCTCGGCTATGCCTGGGTGTGCCTGGCCGAGGAGCCGCCCTCGTTCGAGGAGACGGTGTGCGGGGCGGTGGTCGAACGGCTCGGCGATGCGGCGGCCGTCGAACGGTACGGGACCGAGGGGCTCGCGCTCGGCCGGCGTGTGCGGTACGACGTGCGGGCGAACTGGAAGCTGATCGTCGAGAACTTCATGGAGTGCTACCACTGCGCGACCATCCACCCGGAACTCACCGACGTCCTGCCCGAGTTCGCCGACGGATACGCGGCGCAGTACTACGTGGGGCACGGTGCCGAGTTCGGTGAGGGGGTCAAGGGCTTCACCGTGGACGGCAGTGAGGGCTTCGGCAGGCTCCCCGACGTCCCGGACGGCCAGGACCGTCGCTACTACGCGGTCACCGTGCGGCCCGCGGTCTTCGTGAACCTCGTGCCGGACCACGTGATCCTGCATCGCATGTTCCCGCTGGCCGAGGACCGCACGGTGGTCGAGTGCGACTGGCTGTACGCGCCCGAGGTCGTGGCGTCCGGGGCGGACCTGACGAAGTCGGTGGAGCTGTTCCACCGGGTCAACGCCCAGGACTTCGCGGCCTGCGAGCGGACGCAGCCGGCGATGGCGTCCCGGGCCTACCGCGCGGGCGGGGTGCTGGTGCCGACCGAGCACCACATCGGGATCTTCCACGACTGGCTGCTCGGCCGGCTCGGCTCGCGGCCGTCCTAG